The following nucleotide sequence is from Sulfurirhabdus autotrophica.
TCTTTTCCATGGGCTCTCTCATCGGTGCAGATTATATTGGCAGCGATTCAATGGATTCAATAAAGATACTCAAATTGTAGCAAGGATTTTGATGACCTTCGTTTATCTACCGGGTTTTACGCGATGCCATATGAAATAAACCAAAAGTGTTAATGCTGAGACTATTGCTAAAGAAAGACAAAGGGCGACCACCAGTTCCAGATCAGCGACTTCCTCTGCATTTTGTGCGCCATGCAAGGTGACTAAATATTCTGCCAATGGTTTTGGAAATACGGAAAAAATTTCAGGACGCATTAACCATAATCGCGCAAGGAACCCTGCAGATACAAGAACACCAATGATGGTGAGAATATCCCTGGCAGTTATTTAGAATTTATTACGAGAAAAATCGTGCAGCTCCATAAGCCAAACCGGCGAGTCCCGCAAAGCCAACACCTAAAATGACATAAGCGCCTCGGGTCATTTCATGCAGTGTTTTTTTAATAGCAGCACGATCGTTAACGTTGGGAAACTCCGTCTCGGGAACCGGTACACCAACAAAATTGCATAGTGGCTTCCATCCCTGGTTGGCTGAAAAAACAAGCAGCTGATCGGGCGGAACAGTGGCCTTAACCTCTTCAATGTGCTGGTTATAGTGAGCAATGGCCTTGTCGCGATCATCCATCGTACCCTTGTGCGAGCGCTGCCAGATGAGCTTGCGAGACATATCGCCAAATTTTCGTCCGAAAGGGGTAGCAAATTCCAGTACCTTGAACTGCCACATTTTTTCCGTGAAATAGATTGTGTCCATTGTGCTCTCATACCACGCCTCAGCACCACGAGGGTGAACGGTCAGCACAACTTTGGTATCAGGGTTTGCCGCCAACAGTTCCCGCCACACACAACACGCGGGG
It contains:
- a CDS encoding sulfotransferase family protein; its protein translation is MALKIIGAGFGRTGTLSVYTALNQLGFPCYHMFEVLDNKENKSHLDFWRNVANTEPGTRHNWDQVFSKYTATLDNPACCVWRELLAANPDTKVVLTVHPRGAEAWYESTMDTIYFTEKMWQFKVLEFATPFGRKFGDMSRKLIWQRSHKGTMDDRDKAIAHYNQHIEEVKATVPPDQLLVFSANQGWKPLCNFVGVPVPETEFPNVNDRAAIKKTLHEMTRGAYVILGVGFAGLAGLAYGAARFFS